A genomic stretch from Deinococcus metalli includes:
- a CDS encoding MFS transporter has translation MFRLLSERSFLALWTGQVVSQVGDRALSLALGYFAYRVTGSVTATALLALASYLPGLLFGSFAGVLADRWPRRRVLLVSQVLQGGVMLLLLLAERPGWLWVAYAVTFAELTLSLVALPAGAALLPGLVGEQRLGRANATLAVGSTVARLLGPPLGGVLAAWGGVRGVVVFDALTFLVAAACFARLPEVPAPRLAPAPDAPATLLGTWWDLGREWREGLSIVRRERVIVALVVVLGLTSLGGTLVDPAYMPWMQAVLHADAATVGLLGTLMGLSTLLGGVVAGWAVDRVPLRRLIVGGTLAVGAVMLALYTRTTVPTALGLMALLGVPMVVANVAISTLVQAATPDVYRGRVYGALGTTNALVGVLATGSAAVAGAGTGPVPLLVLAGSITVLGGVAALVLLPARPAPHPEAA, from the coding sequence GTGTTCCGGCTGCTGAGCGAGCGTTCTTTCCTGGCCCTGTGGACCGGGCAGGTGGTGTCGCAGGTGGGCGACCGCGCCCTGAGCCTGGCGCTGGGGTACTTCGCGTACCGTGTGACGGGATCCGTGACCGCCACGGCCCTGCTGGCGCTGGCGTCGTACCTGCCGGGGCTGCTGTTCGGGTCGTTCGCGGGCGTGCTGGCCGACCGCTGGCCGCGCCGGCGGGTGCTGCTCGTGAGCCAGGTCCTGCAGGGCGGCGTGATGCTGCTCCTGCTGCTCGCCGAGCGGCCCGGGTGGCTGTGGGTGGCCTACGCCGTGACGTTTGCCGAGCTGACCCTCAGCCTCGTCGCGCTGCCCGCCGGCGCGGCGCTCCTGCCGGGCCTCGTCGGGGAGCAGCGGCTGGGCCGGGCGAACGCCACGCTCGCGGTCGGCAGCACCGTCGCCCGCCTGCTGGGGCCGCCGCTGGGCGGCGTGCTGGCCGCGTGGGGCGGCGTGCGCGGCGTCGTCGTGTTCGACGCGCTCACCTTCCTCGTGGCCGCGGCGTGCTTCGCCCGGCTGCCGGAGGTGCCTGCGCCCCGGCTGGCCCCGGCTCCGGACGCGCCGGCCACGCTGCTCGGCACGTGGTGGGACCTCGGCCGCGAGTGGCGGGAGGGCCTGAGCATCGTGCGGCGTGAGCGCGTGATCGTGGCGCTGGTGGTCGTGCTGGGCCTGACCAGCCTGGGCGGCACCCTGGTCGATCCGGCGTACATGCCGTGGATGCAGGCCGTGCTGCACGCGGACGCCGCCACCGTCGGGCTGCTCGGCACCTTGATGGGCCTCAGCACCCTGCTGGGCGGGGTGGTCGCCGGGTGGGCGGTCGACCGCGTGCCCCTGCGGCGACTGATCGTGGGCGGCACGCTGGCGGTGGGCGCCGTGATGCTCGCGCTGTATACCCGCACGACCGTGCCCACGGCCCTGGGTCTGATGGCGCTGCTGGGCGTGCCGATGGTCGTGGCGAACGTCGCGATCTCCACGCTGGTGCAGGCCGCGACCCCCGACGTGTACCGCGGCCGGGTGTACGGCGCCCTGGGCACCACGAACGCTCTGGTCGGCGTGCTGGCCACGGGGAGCGCGGCGGTCGCCGGGGCGGGCACCGGGCCGGTGCCGCTGCTCGTGCTCGCCGGGTCGATCACCGTGCTCGGCGGGGTGGCCGCCCTGGTGCTGCTGCCGGCCCGGCCGGCCCCACACCCCGAGGCGGCGTGA
- a CDS encoding YhgE/Pip domain-containing protein has protein sequence MPQDAPRRRTLRTDYAALTPSERSLWRYPLMWASAFAILFIPVIYVAIYLASVWDPYQKLTDLPVALVNADAGTTARGKTYHLGHDLVTTLHNDPPVKLIPYPSEQAAQTAVRRGDIYFALTIPQDFSRKAVAGDSAEHGQLRLYSAPGSSYFASRVGSSVAKEIATTLNETLGSTRWEVVQASLDKVQTGFADIRDATRRLGAGAGRLADGAGDLASGAQTLASGAQTARQGAEQLTQGTRTLSTGVTRLTTGTTALSTGLRHLEAAAPGQTQLRPLQTGAAQVATGSTQLAGGLAQLQVGAQQVATGADTLAGGMAREASGTHALATSLPKLSSGLGQLKAGAQQLSGGAAAVATGAGQVHTGAQALAQRLPAIQTGLGQLQGGAQQLSSGAADVAGGAGQVQGGAQQLATRLPALRSGLEQLATGADTVADGASSLTTRLTQADAGAQQLAAQLPALQTGVQQLAGGANDVNTGAAALAQGSQRLADAVKGQALVPGTLRQGTVDLATGAAQLHTGTAQLVTGAGQVSSAAGAAVEGAQQLAAGTRQLVPGGPQLEAGARRVAENARTAATGSAAAVSGAAELANGAGQLQEGATTLQTGAATLADKLGEAAQGSAAAVSGAAQLARGAAQVDAGAQQVHSGAATLSQRAGQAATGAQQAAAGAQQLATGAAQLQTGARQLQTGSAALAGKTAEAATGARQLAQGAQALQGGVTTLVQGSVKLKNALGSITRQLPAQADLEQLSGGAATVASSTAQLSGGITSLASGAARISDGATTLQGGAAQLRDGLKQLYDRVPATIDQLGGDPQGLSASVVVVEQTTAAVQNNGSAFAPYFMALALWVGCTLTTFIFPYLLLPESGRGTSQLARVLRKLAVPAAYVIAQALVVIVGVHLLGVGFLHPGLVVLTTVLGSVTFMLLVLALNLLLGGAGRLLALVLLVVQLAASGGSYPVELASPFFQAIHTLVPVTDVIGALRYAMFGAYEGQYGVFILRMLLVGALAFGAALLGRRFWQYTPDDRFRSPIITDVG, from the coding sequence ATGCCACAAGACGCTCCCCGGCGCCGCACGCTCCGCACCGACTACGCCGCCCTCACGCCCAGCGAACGCTCGCTGTGGCGCTACCCGCTGATGTGGGCATCGGCCTTCGCCATCCTGTTCATTCCCGTGATTTACGTGGCGATCTATCTCGCCAGCGTGTGGGACCCCTACCAGAAGCTCACCGACCTGCCCGTCGCCCTCGTGAACGCGGATGCCGGCACCACCGCGCGGGGCAAGACGTACCACCTCGGCCACGACCTCGTGACCACCCTGCACAACGACCCGCCGGTCAAGCTCATTCCCTACCCCAGCGAGCAGGCCGCGCAGACCGCCGTCCGGCGCGGCGACATCTACTTTGCGCTCACCATTCCCCAGGACTTCAGCCGCAAGGCGGTCGCCGGGGACAGCGCCGAGCACGGGCAGCTGCGCCTGTACAGCGCGCCAGGCAGCAGTTACTTCGCCAGCCGGGTGGGCAGCAGCGTCGCCAAGGAGATCGCCACCACGCTGAACGAGACGCTGGGCAGCACCCGCTGGGAAGTGGTGCAGGCCAGCCTGGACAAGGTTCAGACCGGGTTCGCCGACATCCGCGACGCCACCCGCCGCCTCGGGGCCGGGGCCGGGCGGCTGGCAGACGGCGCGGGCGACCTCGCCAGCGGTGCCCAGACGCTCGCCAGCGGCGCGCAGACGGCGCGACAGGGCGCCGAGCAGCTGACCCAGGGCACCCGGACCCTCTCGACGGGCGTGACCCGCCTGACCACCGGCACCACGGCGCTCTCGACGGGCCTGCGGCACCTCGAGGCGGCCGCACCCGGGCAGACGCAGTTGCGCCCCCTTCAGACCGGCGCGGCGCAGGTGGCGACGGGCAGCACCCAGCTCGCCGGGGGGCTCGCGCAGCTCCAGGTGGGGGCACAACAGGTCGCCACCGGAGCGGACACGCTCGCTGGCGGCATGGCCCGCGAGGCCAGCGGCACCCACGCACTCGCCACATCGCTGCCCAAGCTGTCCAGCGGCCTCGGGCAGCTGAAGGCCGGCGCCCAGCAGCTCAGCGGCGGCGCCGCGGCCGTGGCCACAGGGGCCGGACAGGTGCACACCGGCGCGCAGGCGCTGGCGCAGCGGCTGCCGGCCATCCAGACCGGTCTGGGGCAACTCCAGGGCGGCGCGCAGCAGCTCAGCAGCGGCGCCGCCGACGTGGCTGGGGGGGCCGGGCAGGTGCAGGGCGGCGCCCAGCAGCTGGCGACCCGGTTGCCGGCCCTCCGCTCGGGTCTGGAGCAGCTCGCCACCGGGGCCGACACCGTGGCGGACGGGGCCAGCAGCCTGACCACCAGGCTCACGCAGGCGGACGCCGGCGCCCAGCAGCTCGCCGCGCAGCTGCCGGCCCTCCAGACCGGCGTGCAGCAGCTCGCGGGCGGCGCGAACGACGTGAACACGGGTGCCGCGGCGCTCGCGCAGGGCAGCCAGCGGCTCGCGGACGCCGTGAAGGGCCAGGCGCTGGTGCCCGGCACGCTCAGGCAGGGCACGGTGGACCTTGCCACGGGAGCGGCGCAGCTCCACACCGGCACCGCGCAGCTGGTGACCGGCGCCGGACAGGTGAGCAGCGCAGCCGGCGCCGCGGTTGAGGGCGCGCAGCAGCTCGCGGCCGGCACCCGTCAGCTCGTTCCTGGCGGCCCCCAGCTCGAAGCGGGCGCCCGGCGCGTGGCCGAGAACGCCCGCACGGCGGCCACCGGCAGTGCGGCGGCCGTCAGCGGGGCGGCCGAGCTTGCAAACGGAGCCGGACAGCTTCAGGAGGGCGCGACCACCCTGCAGACCGGCGCGGCGACCCTCGCGGACAAGCTGGGCGAGGCCGCCCAGGGCAGCGCGGCGGCCGTGAGCGGCGCGGCGCAGCTCGCGCGGGGCGCCGCTCAGGTCGACGCCGGGGCGCAGCAGGTGCACAGCGGCGCCGCGACCCTCTCGCAGCGGGCCGGGCAGGCGGCCACGGGGGCGCAGCAGGCCGCGGCCGGTGCCCAGCAGCTCGCCACCGGCGCCGCGCAGCTCCAGACCGGTGCCCGCCAGCTCCAGACGGGCAGCGCGGCGCTGGCCGGCAAGACCGCCGAGGCGGCGACCGGTGCCCGGCAGCTGGCACAGGGAGCGCAGGCCCTCCAGGGCGGCGTGACCACGCTGGTGCAGGGGAGTGTCAAGCTCAAGAACGCCCTGGGGAGCATCACCCGGCAGCTCCCGGCACAGGCGGACCTCGAACAGCTGAGCGGCGGGGCCGCCACGGTGGCGAGCAGTACCGCGCAGCTCAGCGGCGGCATCACGTCGCTGGCCTCGGGGGCCGCGCGCATCTCGGACGGCGCCACCACCCTCCAGGGCGGCGCGGCGCAGCTCCGGGACGGCCTGAAGCAGCTGTACGACAGGGTGCCTGCCACCATCGACCAGCTCGGCGGCGACCCGCAGGGCCTGTCGGCCAGCGTGGTGGTCGTCGAGCAGACCACCGCCGCCGTCCAGAACAACGGGTCGGCGTTCGCGCCGTACTTCATGGCGCTGGCGCTGTGGGTCGGCTGCACGCTGACCACCTTCATCTTCCCATACCTGCTGCTGCCGGAGAGCGGCCGGGGCACGTCGCAGCTCGCCCGCGTGCTGCGCAAGCTGGCGGTGCCCGCCGCCTACGTGATCGCGCAGGCCCTGGTGGTGATCGTGGGCGTGCACCTGCTGGGCGTCGGGTTCCTGCACCCCGGACTGGTGGTGCTCACCACCGTGCTGGGCAGCGTGACGTTCATGCTGCTGGTGCTGGCCCTCAACCTGCTGCTGGGCGGCGCCGGGCGCCTGCTGGCCCTGGTGCTGCTGGTGGTGCAACTCGCCGCGTCCGGCGGCAGCTACCCGGTGGAACTCGCGTCGCCGTTCTTCCAGGCGATCCATACCCTCGTGCCGGTGACGGACGTGATCGGCGCCCTGCGGTACGCGATGTTCGGTGCGTACGAGGGGCAGTACGGCGTGTTCATCCTGCGCATGCTGCTGGTGGGGGCGCTGGCGTTCGGGGCCGCGCTGCTGGGCCGCCGGTTCTGGCAGTACACCCCGGACGACCGCTTCCGCTCGCCGATCATCACGGACGTGGGCTGA
- a CDS encoding AraC family transcriptional regulator: protein MRFRHHAPDPHLRDVVQGYWELEDVHLAWPEQNYTLPERTMRLMFSAETLMLGPHPGALRPLPPVALTPFTRHPERTVGQGRLRVLVAELYPWGARQLLAWSPDTAPEALDAALSASAWGREVVALVRQGEWTAARGALEAHLRSVTARQGEPGAGVVAARRIYDSLGAARVADLAEELNVSPRTLERQFAQQVGVSPKTLARVVRFDEANTRIRTDPSVPMAELTFDLGFFDQAHLIREFRALSSLTPGAFAAVAARRQNRVDLDLLRVGGDQQLDLDHLPGFEPEPT from the coding sequence ATGCGGTTCCGGCATCACGCTCCAGATCCGCACCTGCGCGACGTGGTGCAGGGGTACTGGGAACTCGAGGACGTGCACCTGGCGTGGCCGGAGCAGAACTACACCCTGCCCGAACGCACCATGCGCCTGATGTTCTCCGCCGAGACGCTGATGCTCGGCCCGCACCCCGGCGCGCTGCGGCCCCTGCCGCCGGTCGCGCTCACCCCGTTCACCCGGCACCCCGAACGCACGGTGGGGCAGGGCAGGCTGCGCGTGCTGGTGGCCGAACTCTACCCGTGGGGCGCGCGGCAACTGCTGGCGTGGAGCCCGGACACGGCGCCGGAGGCCCTGGACGCAGCCCTCAGCGCCAGTGCGTGGGGACGCGAGGTGGTCGCGCTCGTGCGGCAGGGCGAGTGGACCGCGGCACGCGGCGCGCTGGAGGCTCATCTGCGGTCCGTGACGGCCCGGCAGGGCGAGCCGGGCGCAGGCGTGGTGGCAGCCCGCCGGATCTACGACTCCCTCGGTGCGGCGCGGGTGGCTGACCTGGCCGAGGAACTGAACGTCAGCCCGCGCACGCTGGAACGCCAGTTCGCGCAGCAGGTGGGAGTGAGCCCCAAGACGCTCGCGCGCGTGGTGCGCTTCGACGAGGCCAACACCCGGATTCGCACCGACCCATCGGTCCCCATGGCCGAGCTGACCTTCGACCTGGGGTTCTTCGACCAGGCGCACCTGATCAGGGAGTTCAGGGCGCTGTCCAGTCTGACGCCCGGCGCGTTCGCCGCTGTGGCCGCCCGCCGCCAGAACCGCGTGGACCTGGACCTGCTGCGCGTCGGCGGAGACCAGCAGCTGGACCTGGACCACCTTCCCGGCTTCGAGCCGGAGCCGACCTGA
- a CDS encoding molybdopterin oxidoreductase family protein, with protein MPSETRNSIEDIWGDRTPHAAGQPWPARVDERVTQTPERWVRGTCVLCSNGCGLDIGVKDGRIVGVRGLATDVTNRGRLGPKGLHGWVANNSEDRLTTPLIRRDGQLQAATWDEAMDLIVQRSRALVKEHTAGSIGFYTSGQLFLEEYYTLGVIGKAGLGTPHMDGNTRLCTATAAAALKESFGSDGQPGSYEDLDVTDCLLHVGHNVASQQTVLWMRILDRLAAPNPPRVIVIDPRQTFTAERATVHLAPRVGTNVAVLNGLLHLIIRAGRVDTAFVQAHTVGFDELKSTVETYTPEYVEELSGVPAADLRAAGEILASTETLVSTVLQGVYQSMQATAAAVQVNNLHLIRGLIGKPGSGILQMNGQPTAQNTRETGADGDLPGFRNWSNPEHIRQLARLWNVPVNVIPHWSPPTHAMQIWRYCEQGSIKMLWIQATNPAVSMPDLGRVRRILDKDDLFVIVQDAFLTETARHADVVLPAALWGEKTGTFTNVSRTVHISCKAVEPPGQARSDLDIFLDYARRMDFRDGDGQPLIKWHDPESTFEAWKACTRGRPCDYTALTYDKLLAGSGIPWPVNEQHPDGTKRLYEDGVFPTSADYAETYGQDLDTGAAVSPEEYRANDPQGRAVIKATHYREPHEVPDEAYPLWLTTGRQVYHFHTRTKTGRSEELNRAAPDAFVQLSAEDAAAAGIEDGEWVLVESRRGVVIERARIGHIVPGLVFIPWHYGSWDDPSRPRAANELTLSEWDPVSKQPHFKYAAVRISRYTATPPPGLLGRAVDAVQRLVGSPAPAAPAPQPHTPRPTTGQRVDG; from the coding sequence ATGCCAAGCGAGACGCGAAACAGCATCGAGGACATCTGGGGCGACCGCACCCCGCACGCGGCCGGTCAGCCGTGGCCCGCGCGGGTGGACGAGCGCGTGACCCAGACGCCGGAGCGCTGGGTGCGCGGCACCTGTGTGCTGTGCTCCAACGGCTGCGGCCTGGACATCGGCGTGAAGGACGGCCGGATCGTGGGGGTGCGCGGCCTCGCCACGGACGTGACCAACCGGGGACGGCTCGGGCCGAAGGGCCTGCACGGCTGGGTCGCCAACAACAGCGAGGACCGCCTCACGACTCCCCTGATCCGGCGTGATGGGCAGCTCCAGGCCGCCACCTGGGACGAGGCGATGGACCTGATCGTTCAGCGATCGCGGGCGCTGGTGAAGGAGCACACCGCCGGGTCCATCGGCTTCTACACCTCCGGACAGCTGTTTCTGGAGGAGTACTACACCCTCGGCGTGATCGGCAAGGCGGGCCTGGGCACGCCGCACATGGACGGCAACACCCGCCTGTGCACCGCCACGGCCGCAGCCGCCCTCAAGGAATCCTTCGGGTCCGACGGCCAGCCCGGCAGCTACGAGGACCTCGACGTGACGGACTGCCTGCTGCACGTCGGGCACAACGTCGCGTCACAGCAGACGGTGCTGTGGATGCGGATCCTCGACCGCCTCGCCGCGCCGAATCCGCCCAGGGTGATCGTGATCGACCCGCGCCAGACCTTCACCGCTGAGCGGGCGACGGTGCACCTCGCGCCGAGGGTCGGAACGAATGTCGCCGTCCTGAACGGCCTGCTGCACCTGATCATCCGCGCGGGCCGGGTGGACACGGCCTTCGTGCAGGCGCACACCGTCGGCTTCGACGAGCTGAAGAGCACGGTCGAGACCTACACGCCCGAGTACGTCGAGGAGCTGTCGGGCGTGCCGGCCGCCGATCTGCGCGCGGCGGGCGAGATCCTGGCGAGCACCGAGACGCTGGTGTCCACCGTGTTGCAGGGCGTGTACCAGTCCATGCAGGCCACTGCGGCGGCCGTGCAGGTGAACAACCTGCACCTGATCCGCGGCCTGATCGGCAAGCCCGGCAGCGGCATCCTCCAGATGAACGGGCAGCCCACCGCGCAGAACACCCGCGAGACCGGCGCCGACGGCGACCTGCCGGGCTTCCGCAACTGGAGCAATCCCGAGCATATCCGGCAGCTCGCGCGGCTGTGGAACGTGCCCGTGAACGTGATTCCGCACTGGAGTCCGCCCACGCACGCCATGCAGATCTGGCGGTACTGCGAGCAGGGCAGTATCAAGATGCTGTGGATCCAGGCCACCAACCCGGCCGTGTCCATGCCGGACCTCGGGCGGGTCCGCCGCATCCTGGACAAGGACGACCTGTTCGTGATCGTGCAGGACGCGTTCCTGACCGAGACCGCCCGCCACGCCGACGTCGTGCTGCCCGCTGCCCTGTGGGGCGAGAAGACCGGCACCTTCACCAACGTCAGCCGCACCGTGCACATCTCCTGCAAGGCCGTGGAACCGCCGGGGCAGGCGCGCAGCGACCTCGACATCTTCCTCGACTACGCGCGCCGTATGGACTTCCGTGACGGGGACGGCCAGCCGCTGATCAAGTGGCACGACCCCGAGAGCACCTTCGAGGCGTGGAAGGCGTGCACGCGCGGGCGGCCCTGCGACTACACCGCTCTGACCTACGACAAGCTGCTGGCCGGCAGCGGCATTCCGTGGCCGGTCAACGAGCAGCACCCGGACGGTACCAAGCGCCTGTACGAGGACGGCGTGTTCCCGACGAGCGCGGACTACGCCGAGACCTACGGGCAGGACCTCGACACGGGCGCGGCGGTGAGCCCGGAGGAATACCGCGCCAACGATCCGCAGGGCAGGGCCGTGATCAAGGCCACGCACTACCGCGAGCCGCACGAGGTGCCCGACGAGGCCTACCCGCTGTGGCTCACGACGGGCCGGCAGGTGTACCACTTCCACACGCGCACGAAGACCGGGCGCTCGGAGGAGCTGAACCGCGCGGCGCCCGACGCCTTCGTGCAGCTGTCGGCCGAGGACGCGGCGGCGGCCGGGATCGAGGACGGCGAGTGGGTGCTGGTGGAATCCCGGCGCGGCGTGGTGATCGAACGCGCCCGCATCGGACACATCGTGCCGGGTCTGGTATTCATCCCGTGGCACTACGGCTCGTGGGACGACCCCAGCCGCCCGCGCGCCGCCAACGAACTCACCCTGTCCGAGTGGGACCCTGTTAGCAAGCAGCCGCACTTCAAGTACGCCGCTGTCCGGATCAGCCGGTACACCGCCACCCCGCCCCCGGGCCTGCTGGGCCGCGCGGTGGACGCCGTACAGCGGCTGGTGGGCAGCCCGGCCCCCGCCGCTCCTGCCCCGCAGCCACACACGCCGCGGCCCACGACGGGCCAGAGGGTGGACGGCTGA
- a CDS encoding molybdopterin oxidoreductase — MHVGNYLGLAHGSEQHLVDALTKVADHHRDEPDITETCQLMASWSRQHLTHLAPLVQKYGERRSAEPAHMEQALFHGPRRGSLALLRDLHDLWLLTNEVQLCWTVLEQAAQALRDDELERVCQECGRDTKRQTAFLLTRIKQAAPQALVVAS; from the coding sequence ATGCACGTCGGCAATTACCTGGGACTGGCGCACGGCAGCGAGCAGCACCTGGTGGACGCCCTGACGAAGGTCGCCGACCACCACCGCGACGAACCAGACATCACCGAGACCTGCCAGCTTATGGCGTCGTGGTCCCGGCAGCACCTGACGCACCTTGCTCCGCTCGTGCAGAAGTACGGCGAACGGAGAAGCGCCGAGCCCGCCCACATGGAGCAGGCGCTGTTCCACGGACCGCGCCGCGGGAGCCTGGCACTGCTGCGCGACCTGCACGACCTGTGGCTGCTCACCAACGAGGTGCAGCTGTGCTGGACGGTGCTGGAACAGGCCGCCCAGGCCCTGCGCGACGACGAGCTGGAACGTGTGTGCCAGGAGTGCGGCCGGGACACCAAGCGGCAGACGGCATTTCTGCTGACCCGCATCAAGCAGGCCGCGCCCCAGGCCCTGGTGGTCGCGTCGTGA
- a CDS encoding formate/nitrite transporter family protein: MTPDQPPAGNQRDEAAAEARERQAISPTVVHEAIRKEGEEELGRSTAALGWSGLAAGLSMGFSLVAEGLLQRHLPDVSWRPLVSKFGYSVGFLIVVLGRQQLFTENTLTPVLPLLHEFTGHRAWQVLRLWLTVLFTNLIGALVFAWVAGNTEVFDPAARAAFADLGRAAADHPPGTILIRAVFAGWLIALMVWLLPAAEMARVSIIVIITFLVGLGEFSHIIAGSVEVLYLVSTGALTFGKCVLDYMLPTLSGNILGGVALVAALNHAQVVAGRQGGAS, from the coding sequence GTGACGCCGGACCAGCCTCCGGCCGGAAACCAGCGTGACGAGGCGGCGGCCGAGGCCAGGGAACGCCAGGCCATCTCGCCCACCGTGGTCCACGAGGCGATCCGCAAGGAGGGCGAGGAGGAACTCGGCCGCTCCACCGCCGCGCTCGGCTGGTCGGGGCTCGCGGCGGGCCTCTCGATGGGGTTCTCGCTGGTGGCCGAGGGCCTGCTCCAGCGCCATCTGCCGGACGTGTCGTGGCGGCCGCTGGTCTCCAAATTCGGGTACAGCGTCGGCTTTCTGATCGTGGTGCTGGGTCGCCAGCAGCTCTTCACCGAGAACACCCTCACGCCCGTGCTGCCCCTGCTGCACGAGTTCACGGGCCACCGGGCGTGGCAGGTGCTGCGTCTGTGGCTCACCGTGCTGTTCACCAACCTGATCGGAGCGTTAGTGTTCGCGTGGGTGGCCGGCAACACGGAAGTGTTCGATCCTGCCGCCCGCGCCGCCTTCGCGGACCTCGGCCGGGCGGCGGCCGACCATCCGCCCGGAACCATCCTGATCCGGGCCGTGTTCGCCGGGTGGCTCATCGCCCTGATGGTCTGGCTGCTGCCGGCCGCCGAGATGGCCCGGGTGAGCATCATCGTCATCATCACCTTCCTGGTGGGCCTCGGCGAGTTCAGTCACATCATCGCGGGCTCGGTGGAGGTGCTGTACCTCGTGTCCACCGGCGCCCTGACCTTCGGGAAGTGCGTGCTGGACTACATGCTGCCCACGTTGAGCGGCAACATTCTGGGCGGCGTGGCCCTGGTCGCGGCCCTCAACCACGCGCAGGTTGTGGCGGGCCGGCAAGGCGGAGCGTCATGA
- a CDS encoding HPP family protein, which produces MTGKPDEHRAAIPDVVWAPLAAGALLLVVGGIGLLAHQPLLFPSLGPTAFLQTETPDQPSARAYNSVVGHAMGLLAGFLAVWLFGASSAPSVLATHTLTSPRVWASALAIILTVLVGLLLRASHPPAAATTLLASLGGFPPTVRSAVTVMAGVLIVTALGELLRRWRLRQQGAG; this is translated from the coding sequence ATGACCGGCAAGCCCGACGAGCACCGGGCGGCCATTCCCGACGTGGTCTGGGCGCCCCTGGCCGCCGGCGCCCTGCTGCTGGTCGTGGGCGGGATCGGCCTGCTCGCGCATCAGCCGCTGCTGTTTCCCAGCCTGGGCCCGACCGCGTTCCTGCAGACCGAGACGCCGGACCAGCCCAGTGCGCGGGCGTACAACAGCGTTGTCGGTCACGCGATGGGCCTGCTGGCGGGTTTCCTGGCCGTGTGGCTGTTCGGCGCCTCCAGCGCCCCGAGTGTGCTGGCCACGCACACCCTGACGTCACCGCGGGTCTGGGCGTCCGCCCTGGCGATCATCCTGACGGTACTGGTGGGCCTGCTGCTCCGCGCGTCGCACCCGCCCGCCGCCGCGACGACGCTGCTCGCTTCGCTGGGCGGCTTTCCCCCCACCGTCCGCAGCGCGGTCACGGTGATGGCCGGCGTCCTGATCGTCACCGCCCTGGGAGAACTCCTGCGCCGCTGGCGGCTCCGGCAGCAGGGCGCCGGGTGA
- a CDS encoding NAD-dependent epimerase/dehydratase family protein: MRVVVIGGTGHIGTHLVPRLLALGCDVVSVSRQQREPYQHGAAWRAVEQVAIDRAGAEAAGEFGREILALRPDAVIDLICFTPDSNRHLVEALRGHVQHFLHCGTIWVHGPSAEVPTPESAPRRPFGTYGTDKATIERELLTEARQRGFPATVLHPGHIVGVGWAPLNPAGHFNPEVFTTLARGDSLSLPNFGLETVHHVHADDVAQGFERALTHWRAAVGEAFHVVSPAALTLRGYAEAVARWFGHDAALTYAPFEEWRSSVAAGDAEATWEHIARSPSASIEKARRALGYAPRYSSLEAVRESLDALIAAGVVTP; encoded by the coding sequence ATGCGGGTTGTGGTGATTGGCGGGACAGGACACATAGGCACCCACCTGGTGCCGAGGCTGCTGGCGCTCGGCTGCGACGTGGTCTCGGTGAGCCGGCAGCAGCGCGAGCCGTACCAGCACGGCGCCGCGTGGCGGGCCGTGGAACAGGTCGCCATCGACCGCGCCGGGGCCGAAGCGGCGGGCGAGTTCGGCCGCGAGATCCTGGCGCTGCGGCCGGACGCCGTGATCGACCTGATCTGCTTCACGCCGGACAGCAACCGCCACCTGGTCGAAGCGCTCCGCGGCCATGTGCAGCACTTCCTGCACTGCGGCACCATCTGGGTCCACGGCCCGTCCGCCGAGGTGCCCACCCCAGAGAGCGCGCCCCGGCGCCCGTTCGGCACGTACGGCACCGACAAGGCCACCATCGAACGCGAGCTGCTCACGGAGGCCCGGCAGCGCGGATTTCCCGCCACGGTGCTGCACCCCGGCCACATCGTCGGGGTCGGCTGGGCACCCCTGAATCCGGCCGGTCACTTCAACCCGGAGGTCTTCACGACGCTCGCGCGGGGCGACTCCCTGAGCCTGCCGAACTTCGGGCTGGAGACGGTGCACCACGTCCACGCCGACGACGTGGCCCAGGGCTTCGAGCGGGCGCTGACCCACTGGCGGGCGGCGGTGGGCGAGGCCTTCCACGTCGTGTCCCCCGCCGCCCTGACGCTGCGCGGTTACGCCGAGGCGGTCGCCCGCTGGTTCGGGCACGACGCGGCCCTCACGTACGCGCCCTTCGAGGAGTGGCGCTCGTCGGTCGCGGCCGGAGACGCCGAGGCCACGTGGGAGCACATCGCGCGCAGTCCGTCAGCCAGCATCGAGAAGGCGCGCCGGGCGCTGGGGTACGCGCCGCGGTACTCGTCGCTGGAGGCGGTGCGCGAATCGCTCGACGCCCTGATCGCCGCCGGCGTGGTCACGCCCTGA